Genomic DNA from Persephonella sp.:
CTGCCATAATCAGAAAAATTCTTATTGTTTCACTTTCTGCGGAAAAAGCTATTGAACTTCTCAGTTATGGGGCTATAGTGTTATCCCTTGGGATAGTTTACTGGCTTCTTAAGAAAAAATAAATAAGGAGACAAATTGAGATTAAAATTCAAAGACAGATATGAATATTCCAGATACTGGGAAAATCTTGTTGATCTTGAAAGAGATGCAGAAAGAGAGTTTCACCTTAATGAGATAATGAACCTCTCCGGTAAAGAAAGGGAGAAAAAAGGGAGAGCTATACTTAACCTGAAAGGATCATTTTTAGGGACTATAGTTGGGGATTTTCTTGTTTACAGGTTTTACAGAGAGGATATGCCTGATTACCAGATAAATGTTGGAGATGTTGTTCTCGTCAGCAGAAAGCACCCTTTGAAAGATGGGATTGAGGGAACGGTTTTTGAAAAAGCAAAAAATTTTATTACGGTTGTATTTTCCCAAAAACTTCCTCAGGGTAAAAGATGGAGAGTTGATCTTTTTGTAAATGATATAACCTTCAAAAGAATGCTTGGATCTCTGGAATTTTTTGAAAAAGGGTACTCACTCTTTGATGAGAACATTATCATTGGAAATAAAAAACCTGAGGTCTGTCAGGAGGAGCTGGAATTCTTTAATAAGGATCTTAACGAGTTTCAGAAAGAAGCAGTAAAAAGAGCCGTATGCAGTCCTCACCTATTTTTGATACATGGTCCTCCCGGAACAGGAAAAACTACAACACTTCTTGAGGTTATACTCCAGCATATAAAAAAAGGAGACAAAATACTTGCAACAGCTGATAGCAACACAGCGGTTGACAACATAGTTGAAGGATTGATAAAAAGAGACATAAATGTTGTCAGGATAGGACACCCTGCAAGGCTGAAAAAAGAACTTCTTGATGTCTCAATTGAT
This window encodes:
- a CDS encoding IGHMBP2 family helicase; this translates as MRLKFKDRYEYSRYWENLVDLERDAEREFHLNEIMNLSGKEREKKGRAILNLKGSFLGTIVGDFLVYRFYREDMPDYQINVGDVVLVSRKHPLKDGIEGTVFEKAKNFITVVFSQKLPQGKRWRVDLFVNDITFKRMLGSLEFFEKGYSLFDENIIIGNKKPEVCQEELEFFNKDLNEFQKEAVKRAVCSPHLFLIHGPPGTGKTTTLLEVILQHIKKGDKILATADSNTAVDNIVEGLIKRDINVVRIGHPARLKKELLDVSIDAQVEKHPKYQEIKSLENKIQKLRSLQESYLKPIPQRRRGLTYDQILKYARSGKKVRGHKIETLKSMAEWIRLQKDIQKLINQKRQIEDQIIEDILETAQVICATNSGAGSDFLFEDIFDVIFIDEASQSTEPSCLIPVIKGKKVILAGDHKQLPPTVLHPDARGLSFTMFERFIKIYPENSYMLKIQYRMNDLIKEFPSKEFYNGELVSA